In a genomic window of Leptospira brenneri:
- a CDS encoding helix-turn-helix transcriptional regulator produces the protein MISLFFLVPLFASLANLSCFIENITRDHRFHRLLSIFYFTIGVQNAATAALCFAKEETTGLAFWIFQCHSFFLLAPVLVALCSFCTGRKLFNKATIFIAVYALAVDLLCSSMPKTIVYGFAMFSFGMAPMLTIFGGILGGSVHFFAIAVSLYFVLSPLEWNSFFNRKVFIFALCVWWIGLFSNFLPMYGLDFPPFHPVVDATISVLLSIYLNRFNASRPSIYSLIASILISLAVGLLFGILALGFLPIFPLKELVVSVVTTLTGLLFFSYLLKTTLKDEKPHLSFVLPLENFALSKQELRICELIAEGHSRSFIRLILNVSDGTLRNHLKNIYAKVLPESNSTSKDQLQRLTVFLSKQKLSEDGPVK, from the coding sequence GTGATTAGTTTATTCTTTTTAGTCCCTTTGTTTGCTTCCTTAGCGAACCTAAGTTGTTTTATTGAAAATATCACTCGAGATCACAGGTTCCACCGTCTCCTCAGCATTTTTTATTTTACCATTGGGGTTCAGAACGCAGCTACAGCCGCTTTATGTTTTGCCAAAGAAGAAACCACTGGACTTGCATTTTGGATTTTTCAATGCCATTCTTTTTTTCTTTTGGCACCAGTTCTGGTTGCTCTCTGTTCTTTTTGTACGGGAAGGAAGTTGTTCAATAAAGCAACCATCTTCATTGCTGTTTATGCTTTGGCGGTAGATTTACTTTGTTCCTCAATGCCCAAAACAATTGTTTATGGATTTGCAATGTTTTCTTTTGGAATGGCACCCATGCTCACCATTTTTGGAGGAATCTTAGGTGGTTCTGTCCATTTTTTTGCCATTGCTGTTTCTTTATATTTTGTTCTTTCTCCTTTGGAATGGAATTCTTTCTTTAACCGAAAAGTATTCATTTTTGCTTTATGTGTTTGGTGGATTGGGCTCTTTTCTAATTTTTTACCAATGTATGGACTTGATTTTCCTCCTTTCCATCCGGTGGTTGATGCCACAATTTCTGTTTTGCTTTCTATTTATTTGAATCGCTTCAATGCATCAAGACCTAGTATTTATAGCCTGATTGCTTCCATTTTGATTTCTCTTGCAGTAGGATTACTTTTTGGAATTTTAGCCTTAGGTTTCCTACCAATTTTTCCACTTAAGGAATTAGTCGTTTCTGTTGTCACAACTTTGACTGGTTTGTTGTTTTTTTCGTATCTATTAAAAACTACATTAAAAGATGAAAAACCACATCTTTCCTTTGTTCTCCCACTCGAAAACTTTGCTTTATCAAAACAAGAACTTCGTATCTGCGAGTTAATAGCAGAGGGTCATAGCCGTTCCTTCATTCGATTGATTTTGAATGTTTCTGATGGAACGTTACGTAACCATTTAAAAAATATCTATGCGAAAGTCCTTCCTGAATCTAACTCAACCTCCAAAGATCAGTTGCAACGTTTGACAGTTTTTTTGTCCAAACAGAAGTTAAGTGAAGATGGACCAGTTAAATAA
- a CDS encoding ethanolamine ammonia-lyase subunit EutB, protein MGYQTVLGTKTYQFPELKDLLAKASPARSGDDLAGISAISQEERIAAQMALADIYLSEFLNVELIPANKDEVTRLILDSHNKEAFIPISHLTVGGFRDFLLAETTTSDVIRSIRWGITPEMAAAVSKLMSNQDLILVGKKINVITKFRNTLGLPGRISVRLQPNHPIDDPKGIAASLLDGLLLGSGDAVIGINPATDNIPTSIALLEMLDNLIQKYSIPTQSCILSHVTTSMEVMKRGAPLDLVFQSIGGTEDLNKSFGINLSILKEAREMALGLGRGTVGDNVMYFETGQGSALSAGAHHGIDQQTLEVRAYAVARQFSPLLVNTVVGFIGPEYLYNGKQIIRAGLEDHFCGKLLGLPMGVDVCYTNHAEADQDDMDTLLTLLGVAGCTYIMGIPGADDVMLSYQSTSFHDALYLRQVLGLRPAPEFESWLLDRGIFSNQNGFLPKENRELGLLEEMLGKSSV, encoded by the coding sequence ATGGGTTATCAAACAGTTCTAGGAACCAAAACATATCAATTCCCCGAATTAAAAGACCTTCTCGCGAAGGCAAGTCCGGCCAGGTCTGGGGACGACCTTGCCGGTATATCTGCCATTAGCCAAGAAGAACGGATTGCCGCTCAGATGGCACTTGCTGATATTTATCTTTCCGAATTTTTAAATGTTGAGTTAATCCCAGCAAACAAAGATGAGGTGACTCGCCTTATTTTGGATTCTCATAATAAAGAAGCTTTTATTCCCATCTCTCATCTAACGGTTGGTGGATTTCGTGATTTTTTGTTAGCGGAAACTACAACTTCTGATGTGATTCGTTCCATTCGCTGGGGCATCACTCCTGAGATGGCAGCAGCTGTTTCTAAACTTATGTCCAACCAAGACCTAATTTTAGTTGGGAAAAAAATAAATGTAATCACAAAGTTTAGAAATACGCTGGGTTTACCAGGTAGAATTTCTGTTAGGTTACAGCCGAATCATCCAATAGATGACCCGAAGGGGATTGCCGCTAGTTTACTCGATGGACTTCTTTTGGGAAGTGGAGATGCTGTGATTGGAATCAATCCTGCAACAGATAATATACCAACTTCCATTGCCCTTTTGGAAATGTTGGACAATTTAATCCAAAAATATTCCATTCCGACTCAATCTTGTATTTTATCTCATGTCACTACTTCTATGGAAGTGATGAAAAGAGGTGCCCCCTTAGATTTGGTGTTTCAGTCCATTGGCGGAACGGAAGATTTAAATAAAAGTTTTGGGATAAACCTTTCTATTTTGAAGGAAGCAAGAGAAATGGCTCTTGGTTTGGGGCGCGGGACTGTTGGAGACAACGTGATGTATTTTGAAACAGGTCAGGGAAGTGCCTTGTCTGCAGGTGCTCATCACGGGATCGACCAACAGACGTTAGAGGTTCGAGCATATGCTGTTGCTCGGCAGTTTTCACCACTTCTTGTAAACACAGTGGTTGGATTTATTGGTCCCGAATACTTATATAATGGAAAACAAATCATCCGAGCTGGACTTGAAGACCATTTTTGTGGAAAGTTACTTGGTCTTCCTATGGGTGTAGATGTTTGTTATACAAATCATGCCGAAGCAGATCAAGATGATATGGATACCCTATTGACTTTGTTAGGTGTTGCTGGTTGCACATACATTATGGGAATTCCTGGGGCAGATGATGTAATGTTGTCTTACCAAAGTACGTCCTTTCATGATGCCTTGTATCTCAGGCAAGTCCTTGGGTTAAGACCTGCCCCAGAATTTGAAAGTTGGTTATTGGATCGAGGGATTTTTTCCAATCAGAATGGGTTTTTACCAAAAGAAAATCGAGAGTTGGGCTTACTGGAAGAAATGTTGGGGAAATCAAGTGTATGA
- a CDS encoding DUF1554 domain-containing protein, translating to MENVCDVNSQSFSKAVAAKSILGDTNSHCSVDGKSGGLGFTIGGKVSGLTGNGLRLILNKDTQLLLPAGTTEFSFPDRIPVGSGYEVNFATQAQGNFCELTNPIGKIFNRDIKEIEIHCFQSCINCKIFVTQNAYPANAGKAANFDSFCQSDPNYPGSGKFKAMLVDGESRRASFTPNSGEKQIDWVFKANQTYIRDDGTNIESSDNNGLFITGISTPITTISSDHWTGLNTDWTTNINGTCQKWNSNSASDSGIVGDAYTQDIITLTAGRGLQLCSVNHELVCVEQ from the coding sequence ATGGAAAATGTCTGTGATGTTAATTCGCAATCTTTTTCAAAAGCAGTGGCAGCAAAATCGATATTAGGTGATACTAACTCCCATTGTTCGGTTGATGGAAAATCGGGAGGGCTTGGATTTACGATTGGCGGAAAGGTTTCAGGACTGACCGGTAATGGTTTACGTCTCATTTTAAACAAAGACACTCAGCTCCTTCTTCCTGCCGGTACAACAGAGTTTTCCTTTCCAGACCGAATTCCTGTCGGCTCTGGGTATGAGGTTAATTTTGCCACTCAAGCACAAGGAAACTTTTGTGAGTTAACAAACCCCATTGGAAAAATTTTCAATCGAGATATCAAAGAAATAGAAATTCATTGTTTTCAGTCTTGTATCAATTGTAAAATTTTTGTGACACAGAATGCTTATCCTGCGAATGCAGGAAAGGCCGCAAATTTTGATTCTTTCTGTCAATCTGATCCCAACTATCCAGGATCAGGGAAGTTCAAAGCGATGTTAGTTGACGGGGAATCTCGACGGGCGAGTTTTACCCCTAATTCCGGTGAAAAACAAATTGATTGGGTATTCAAAGCCAACCAAACTTATATCCGAGATGATGGCACTAATATTGAATCTTCAGATAACAATGGTTTATTCATAACTGGAATTTCAACACCCATTACTACAATCAGTTCAGACCATTGGACAGGACTAAACACTGATTGGACCACAAATATAAATGGGACCTGCCAGAAATGGAACTCAAACTCGGCTTCCGATTCGGGAATTGTAGGAGATGCTTACACCCAAGATATCATCACACTGACAGCTGGTCGAGGATTACAGCTTTGTTCGGTAAATCATGAGTTAGTTTGTGTTGAACAATAA
- the katG gene encoding catalase/peroxidase HPI — translation MRTINISAIAILVFAFSSLGATDTKESKNSMERLGNSNQFWWPERLDLAPLRQHAAESNPMGKQFNYSKEFKELDIQQVKEEIKTLMKTSQEWWPSDYGHYGPFFIRMAWHSAGTYRIADGRGGAGGGQQRFEPLNSWPDNANLDKARRLLWPIKKKYGKKISWADLMVLTGNVALESMGFKTYGFAGGRTDDWEADLVYWGPEKKWLADERYEGDRKLKNPLGAVQMGLIYVNPEGPNGNPDPLAAAKDIRDTFGRMAMNDEETVALIAGGHTFGKAHGKADPSKHVGKEPAAAGIEEQGFGWKNEYKKGNAEDTITSGLEGAWTANPTKWTTQYLNNLFNFEWVQTKSPAGAIQWIPKDGAGANMVPDAHDKTLRHAPIMFTTDLALKFDPSYKVIAKKFQENPKEFELAFAKAWFKLTHRDMGPLSRYISKDLPKEPLIWQDPLPPVDHKLVGTKEIDSLKSKILKSGLSIPELVKTAWASAASFRSTDMRGGANGARIRLTPQKNWPVNDPEELSKTLKKLEQIKSDFDDSGSKISLADLIVLAGNVGIEEAAKKAGVKVTIPFIPGRTDATAEQTDVYSFSVLEPKADAFRNYYGAGNSLSPTEMLVDRSNMLSLTIPEMTVLLGGLRSLDANSGKSKHGILTTRPGVLSNDFFVNLLDMSTKWQKSSQTEGVYEGIDRKTGAKKWTATSVDLILGSHSELRAVAEIYAADDGKDKFVKDFVSAWNKVMMLDRFDVKK, via the coding sequence ATGAGAACAATCAATATCTCTGCTATTGCCATTTTGGTGTTCGCTTTTAGCTCACTAGGAGCTACGGACACGAAAGAATCGAAAAATTCAATGGAGCGCCTAGGCAACTCAAACCAGTTTTGGTGGCCAGAACGACTCGATTTGGCACCCCTCCGCCAACATGCAGCGGAATCCAATCCGATGGGAAAACAATTCAACTACTCGAAAGAGTTTAAGGAACTAGACATCCAGCAGGTAAAAGAAGAGATCAAAACTCTAATGAAAACCTCGCAAGAATGGTGGCCTTCTGACTACGGTCACTATGGTCCCTTTTTCATTCGGATGGCTTGGCACAGTGCGGGAACTTACCGAATCGCAGACGGTCGCGGTGGGGCCGGTGGTGGACAACAAAGATTTGAGCCACTCAACAGTTGGCCTGATAATGCAAACCTAGACAAAGCAAGACGCCTCCTTTGGCCGATCAAAAAGAAATACGGAAAAAAAATATCATGGGCAGATCTTATGGTTCTCACTGGAAACGTAGCACTTGAATCCATGGGATTTAAAACTTATGGTTTTGCAGGTGGAAGAACCGATGACTGGGAAGCCGATCTTGTGTATTGGGGACCAGAAAAAAAATGGTTGGCCGACGAACGTTACGAAGGTGATCGAAAGTTAAAAAATCCACTCGGTGCTGTTCAAATGGGACTAATTTATGTAAACCCAGAAGGGCCTAATGGAAATCCAGACCCTCTTGCCGCAGCAAAAGACATTAGAGATACTTTTGGTCGCATGGCGATGAATGATGAAGAAACTGTGGCTCTGATTGCAGGTGGTCATACATTCGGAAAAGCTCATGGAAAGGCAGATCCTTCCAAACATGTTGGAAAAGAACCAGCAGCGGCTGGAATCGAAGAACAAGGGTTTGGTTGGAAAAATGAATATAAAAAAGGAAATGCAGAAGATACCATCACTAGTGGGCTCGAAGGAGCATGGACTGCAAATCCAACCAAATGGACAACTCAATACCTAAACAACCTTTTTAATTTTGAATGGGTTCAAACAAAAAGTCCAGCAGGTGCGATTCAATGGATTCCCAAAGACGGAGCTGGTGCCAATATGGTTCCTGATGCACATGACAAAACATTACGTCATGCTCCCATCATGTTCACAACCGACTTAGCTTTAAAATTCGATCCAAGTTACAAAGTGATCGCGAAAAAATTCCAGGAAAATCCGAAAGAGTTCGAACTAGCATTTGCTAAGGCTTGGTTTAAACTCACACACAGAGATATGGGACCTCTCTCTCGTTATATTTCTAAAGACTTACCAAAAGAACCTTTGATTTGGCAAGATCCACTTCCTCCTGTAGATCACAAATTGGTTGGAACGAAGGAAATTGATTCCTTAAAAAGTAAAATCCTAAAATCAGGACTTTCGATTCCAGAACTTGTAAAAACTGCCTGGGCATCGGCTGCAAGTTTTCGTAGCACTGATATGAGAGGCGGAGCGAATGGTGCAAGAATCCGACTCACACCACAAAAGAATTGGCCAGTGAATGACCCTGAAGAACTATCAAAAACATTAAAAAAATTGGAACAAATCAAATCCGATTTTGATGATTCAGGTAGTAAAATTTCACTCGCAGACTTAATCGTACTCGCTGGTAATGTTGGGATAGAAGAAGCAGCAAAAAAAGCAGGTGTGAAGGTAACCATACCTTTTATTCCAGGTCGAACAGATGCAACAGCAGAACAAACCGATGTATATTCTTTTTCGGTTTTAGAACCAAAGGCAGATGCATTTCGTAACTACTATGGTGCTGGTAATTCCCTTTCTCCAACAGAGATGTTAGTGGATAGATCCAATATGTTGTCCCTAACCATTCCAGAAATGACAGTTCTGTTAGGTGGATTACGATCCCTAGATGCCAATTCAGGAAAATCAAAACATGGGATTTTGACAACTCGCCCTGGTGTCCTTAGCAATGACTTTTTTGTCAACTTACTCGATATGTCGACAAAATGGCAAAAGTCTTCCCAAACAGAAGGTGTTTACGAAGGAATTGACCGCAAAACAGGCGCTAAAAAGTGGACTGCAACTTCAGTCGACTTAATCCTTGGTTCTCATTCCGAACTTCGGGCTGTTGCTGAAATTTATGCAGCAGACGATGGGAAAGACAAGTTTGTAAAAGATTTTGTTTCTGCTTGGAACAAAGTGATGATGCTCGACCGATTTGATGTGAAGAAATAA
- a CDS encoding lactonase family protein yields MSALLEFGSNDGKFLCSAFSGLNPFRLHYSSDFFVVRQNEPTTPLVPFASGPIERCQISPSLPAGLTLNESNCFISGTPLVGMNSTKYLITASYGNQQATIPLVIKSLFAPKYAYVVNTTSALVNLYSVNANTGVLSSIGNVAVGGGPESMAVSPSQLYLTVANRSSNDISQFAINQNNGNLTILQTIESGGVSPLAITYHPYKDIFYIRHPQNITTFLVDKVTGNLTLISTIPASTGASSIAIDPFGNYLYVPNYSGKMIDSYRVDPSTGIPDPNVVQSISTGLQPRSLEVLSNGKYLYLVNESDNNISAYKLDSSTGFLNSIGPATSPMGLISRSVATDPTGRFLYMTNQGSDFVSIYGIDPVTGSLVPGVTSSIGTGDGPTGIATDSSGKFLYVTNFYSNTVDMFRINQTDGSLISNGSVGTNTLPIAIVTTGTNP; encoded by the coding sequence ATGTCCGCCTTGTTAGAGTTTGGTTCAAATGACGGTAAGTTTCTCTGTTCTGCTTTTAGTGGTTTGAATCCATTCCGTCTGCATTACAGTTCTGATTTTTTTGTAGTCCGTCAAAATGAGCCAACGACACCTCTGGTTCCTTTTGCCTCGGGGCCGATTGAAAGATGTCAAATTAGTCCTAGTTTACCGGCTGGTTTGACTTTAAACGAATCCAATTGTTTCATTTCGGGAACTCCTTTGGTCGGAATGAATTCCACCAAATATTTAATTACGGCGAGTTATGGGAATCAACAAGCAACAATACCTTTGGTGATCAAGTCTTTGTTTGCCCCAAAATATGCTTACGTTGTGAATACAACTTCTGCTTTGGTAAATTTATATTCAGTGAATGCAAACACTGGTGTCCTTTCTTCTATAGGTAACGTCGCAGTTGGAGGTGGCCCTGAGTCTATGGCAGTGAGTCCAAGCCAATTGTACTTAACTGTAGCAAATCGAAGCTCCAATGATATTAGCCAATTTGCCATCAATCAAAACAATGGAAATTTAACCATTTTACAAACGATAGAGAGTGGGGGAGTGTCTCCTCTCGCTATTACATACCATCCCTATAAAGATATATTTTACATTCGTCATCCCCAGAACATAACTACTTTTTTAGTAGATAAGGTAACTGGAAATCTTACACTGATTAGTACGATCCCAGCAAGTACAGGGGCTTCCAGTATTGCGATTGATCCTTTCGGCAATTATTTGTATGTTCCCAATTATAGTGGAAAGATGATCGATTCGTATCGTGTTGATCCATCGACAGGAATTCCTGATCCCAACGTGGTTCAATCTATCTCAACTGGCCTCCAACCAAGAAGCTTAGAAGTGCTTTCAAACGGCAAATATTTATATTTAGTGAATGAGTCAGATAATAATATCTCCGCTTACAAACTTGACTCGAGTACAGGGTTTTTGAATTCGATCGGTCCGGCCACTTCTCCTATGGGATTAATTTCTAGATCGGTCGCTACAGATCCAACTGGTAGATTTCTTTATATGACAAACCAAGGATCTGATTTTGTTTCTATTTATGGAATTGATCCTGTGACTGGTAGTTTGGTTCCGGGAGTCACAAGTTCGATAGGAACTGGTGATGGACCAACAGGTATCGCCACAGATTCTTCAGGAAAGTTTTTATATGTTACCAATTTTTATTCGAATACTGTTGATATGTTCAGAATCAACCAAACGGATGGAAGTTTAATTTCCAATGGGAGTGTGGGAACAAATACTTTACCAATTGCCATTGTGACAACAGGAACCAATCCTTAG
- the eutC gene encoding ethanolamine ammonia-lyase subunit EutC, with amino-acid sequence MTFLDEWKEFSNARIGLPRSGGSISTKEVLRFRLDHARARDAVNLSPDFLKLTQSLDMMGKSKNLSSLLVKSQVDTKEEYLLRPDLGRRLDFESTCKLQPLAGDFDLVLIAVDGLSAKAIDENLIPFFELLTDSIEKKQMSMAPIILSKFGRVAIGDEIGEILNAKVSVVVIGERPGLSSADSLGVYITYHPQVGKTDESRNCISNVRPSGFSFESAVQKTIYLIQESMQRKLSGVELKDEMPPEFLPKPKDSLRIEDKN; translated from the coding sequence ATGACTTTTTTGGACGAATGGAAAGAGTTTAGTAATGCAAGGATTGGACTTCCACGCTCTGGTGGTTCAATTTCCACCAAAGAAGTGTTACGTTTTCGTTTGGATCATGCTAGAGCCAGAGATGCCGTTAACTTGAGTCCTGATTTTCTTAAATTAACGCAAAGTTTAGATATGATGGGGAAATCGAAAAACCTTTCTAGTTTACTTGTAAAAAGTCAGGTTGATACCAAAGAAGAATATTTACTACGGCCTGATTTGGGACGAAGGTTAGATTTTGAATCCACTTGTAAGTTACAACCCTTGGCAGGCGATTTTGATTTAGTTTTGATTGCAGTGGATGGACTTTCTGCCAAAGCCATCGATGAAAACCTAATTCCCTTTTTTGAACTTTTGACAGATTCCATTGAAAAAAAACAAATGTCAATGGCTCCTATCATTTTATCGAAGTTTGGAAGAGTTGCCATCGGTGACGAGATTGGAGAAATTTTAAATGCAAAAGTATCTGTTGTCGTGATTGGAGAGAGGCCCGGTTTGTCTTCTGCCGATAGTTTAGGTGTTTACATCACCTATCATCCGCAAGTTGGAAAAACGGATGAAAGTCGCAATTGTATCTCAAATGTTCGTCCTAGTGGGTTTAGTTTTGAGAGTGCAGTACAGAAAACTATATATTTAATTCAAGAATCAATGCAAAGAAAACTTTCCGGGGTAGAGTTAAAGGATGAAATGCCTCCAGAGTTTTTACCAAAACCAAAAGATTCTTTGAGAATCGAAGATAAAAATTAA
- a CDS encoding cysteine-rich CWC family protein, with the protein MVPSFKEKRLENFKSNVFDTTSNGKPPLKHEEKICPNCLRSFECKVGSISLCQCTKVNLSLEEREYLSKQFSDCLCYQCMETLAFEYRITKSYKTITWKF; encoded by the coding sequence GTGGTTCCTAGTTTTAAGGAGAAACGTTTGGAAAATTTCAAATCAAATGTCTTTGATACGACAAGTAACGGGAAACCTCCCCTCAAACATGAAGAAAAAATATGCCCTAATTGTTTAAGAAGTTTTGAGTGTAAGGTCGGTTCGATCAGTCTCTGCCAATGTACCAAAGTGAATCTTTCTTTGGAAGAAAGAGAGTATTTGTCTAAACAATTTTCCGATTGTCTTTGTTATCAATGTATGGAAACCCTTGCCTTTGAATATAGAATTACAAAATCTTATAAAACAATCACATGGAAATTTTGA
- a CDS encoding sensor histidine kinase, with the protein MNQNFRYHFQQMKNQSPTSWIPPSALTHILLLLVALTLISCTTESTDKGLPKVIDGKMDLSAFYLKNQTIIKLDGDWDFYYEKLLLSEDFQKRNPPLQKETITLPGFWNEKQKDGKSYSTHGFATFRMQLTLPKSLEKSQISFYIPHAFNTYRMYANGILISENGIVGTSASETKEHWLPKLTFFTPHSEFIEIIVHVANYQALNSGFRQSIELGSEETMIQTKQIRLALDIFLIASLFVISLYHFTLFLLRKNDRSLLYFSIYSCVSLVYKLTSGEFFLIILFPNFEWQWLIKIFFLSVYLAPPFLISFIGEVFPEETNQLTKHTFQFIFTVFAIFILVCDFVWVEETLLPAEIFMLFCSIFILWILSKAVIKKRENAWGFLLGYIFLFLTILNDILFEKNIIKTEVYAPIGTFVLFFSQSFLLSKKSSKLYFTVEKQNKELEQTVFLKDKIHHTNIHSKRMELELYKKTIQPHFLLNSLSAIRYWVSENPEKSALILDSLAEELHIILKVASKQLIPVSEEINLCKYHIGVMKLRMEKDYKLKISRFESTDMIPPLVFHTLIENAFTHEDSEKAKLSFGIFMKNITENEKSYSSYHFLVYHHNKEKETKPTTAGTGTGLEYIRLRLEESYPGKWSLTHGKSKKGYRVLILIQKN; encoded by the coding sequence ATGAACCAGAATTTCCGATATCATTTCCAACAAATGAAAAATCAATCGCCTACTTCATGGATTCCCCCTAGCGCTCTTACCCACATACTTCTTCTCCTTGTGGCCCTAACACTGATTTCATGCACAACCGAATCAACTGACAAAGGTTTACCGAAAGTGATCGACGGAAAAATGGATCTGAGTGCGTTTTATTTAAAAAACCAAACCATTATAAAATTAGATGGAGATTGGGATTTCTATTACGAAAAGTTACTCCTATCCGAAGATTTTCAAAAACGAAACCCACCTTTACAAAAAGAAACGATTACCTTACCTGGATTTTGGAACGAAAAACAAAAAGATGGGAAATCCTATTCAACGCATGGTTTTGCAACCTTTCGAATGCAACTAACATTGCCTAAATCTTTAGAAAAGTCTCAAATTTCATTTTATATCCCTCACGCATTTAATACCTACCGTATGTATGCAAATGGCATTTTAATTTCCGAAAATGGCATTGTTGGTACATCTGCATCAGAAACCAAAGAGCATTGGCTTCCCAAACTGACCTTTTTCACTCCCCATTCAGAATTTATAGAAATCATCGTTCATGTTGCCAATTACCAAGCACTGAATTCCGGGTTTAGACAAAGTATAGAACTTGGATCAGAAGAAACCATGATCCAAACCAAACAAATCCGATTAGCATTGGATATTTTTTTAATTGCAAGTTTGTTTGTGATTTCGCTTTACCACTTTACTCTCTTCCTTTTACGAAAAAATGACAGAAGCCTACTTTACTTCTCCATCTATTCTTGTGTCAGTTTAGTCTATAAACTCACAAGCGGAGAATTCTTTTTAATCATCCTCTTCCCTAATTTTGAATGGCAATGGCTGATTAAGATTTTTTTTCTTTCAGTCTATTTAGCTCCACCGTTTCTAATCAGTTTTATAGGAGAAGTTTTTCCAGAAGAAACAAACCAATTAACAAAGCATACATTCCAATTTATTTTTACAGTGTTTGCAATTTTCATATTGGTTTGTGACTTTGTTTGGGTCGAAGAGACACTACTCCCTGCAGAAATCTTTATGTTATTTTGTAGTATTTTTATTCTTTGGATTCTATCCAAAGCAGTGATCAAAAAAAGAGAAAATGCATGGGGATTTTTACTGGGTTATATTTTTTTATTCTTAACGATCCTAAACGACATTCTATTTGAAAAAAATATCATCAAAACAGAAGTATATGCCCCGATAGGAACATTTGTTTTATTTTTCTCACAATCATTTCTTTTATCTAAAAAAAGTTCCAAACTTTATTTTACAGTCGAAAAACAAAACAAAGAACTGGAACAGACAGTTTTCCTGAAAGATAAAATTCATCATACAAACATTCATTCCAAAAGAATGGAGTTAGAATTATATAAAAAAACAATCCAACCACATTTTTTACTAAATTCCTTATCAGCAATTCGTTACTGGGTCTCAGAAAATCCAGAGAAATCAGCTTTGATTCTAGATTCATTAGCGGAAGAACTTCACATCATCCTAAAAGTAGCTTCTAAACAATTAATTCCTGTTAGCGAAGAAATCAATTTATGTAAATACCATATTGGTGTGATGAAGTTAAGGATGGAAAAAGATTATAAACTGAAAATTTCTCGTTTCGAATCCACAGACATGATTCCTCCTCTGGTTTTTCATACACTCATCGAAAACGCCTTCACTCACGAAGATTCAGAAAAAGCAAAATTAAGTTTCGGTATCTTTATGAAAAATATTACAGAAAATGAAAAATCCTATTCTTCTTATCATTTTTTAGTGTATCATCACAATAAAGAAAAAGAAACGAAACCAACTACGGCAGGGACTGGGACTGGACTAGAATACATCCGGCTTCGTTTAGAAGAATCCTATCCGGGTAAGTGGTCGTTAACGCATGGAAAATCAAAAAAAGGATACAGAGTTTTGATTCTGATTCAAAAAAATTAA
- a CDS encoding high-potential iron-sulfur protein, with protein sequence MTSELKAETKFPESLPEGQNPVSESDPTAKALGFHQDAKHTDFNLYPERKEKSAKNQVCKHCAQFSKLNENWGKCNIISAGVVSSRGWCSAWSQKS encoded by the coding sequence TTGACCTCTGAGTTAAAAGCAGAAACAAAATTTCCAGAATCTTTACCAGAAGGACAAAACCCTGTTTCCGAATCCGATCCCACAGCAAAGGCCTTGGGATTTCATCAGGATGCCAAACATACAGACTTCAATCTGTATCCAGAAAGAAAAGAAAAATCAGCGAAGAACCAAGTTTGTAAGCACTGTGCCCAATTTTCCAAGTTAAATGAAAACTGGGGAAAATGTAATATCATTTCTGCAGGAGTTGTTTCTTCACGCGGATGGTGTTCTGCTTGGTCACAAAAATCTTAA